One segment of Gadus chalcogrammus isolate NIFS_2021 chromosome 8, NIFS_Gcha_1.0, whole genome shotgun sequence DNA contains the following:
- the LOC130387327 gene encoding LOW QUALITY PROTEIN: ras-related protein Rab-11B-like (The sequence of the model RefSeq protein was modified relative to this genomic sequence to represent the inferred CDS: inserted 2 bases in 2 codons) — MGNRDDEYDFLFKVVLIGDSGVGKSNLLSRFTRNEFNLESKSTIGXEFATRSIQVDGKTIKAQIWDTAGQERYRAITSAYYRGAVGALLVYDIAKHLTYENVERWLKELRDHADNNIVIMLVGNKSDLRHLRAVPTDEARAFAEKNNLSFIETSALDSTNVEEAFKNILTEIYRIVSQKQIAERSAHDESPGNNVVDISVPPTTDGQXGGKLQCCQNL; from the exons ATGGGGAACCGAGACGATGAATACGATTTCTTGTTCAAAG TTGTGTTGATTGGGGACTCGGGCGTAGGGAAGAGCAACCTTCTCTCCAGATTCACACGCAACGAGTTCAACCTGGAGAGCAAGAGCACCATCG GGGAGTTCGCCACGCGCAGCATCCAGGTGGACGGCAAGACGATAAAGGCCCAGATCTGGGACACGGCCGGCCAGGAACGCTACAGAGCCATCACCTCAGC GTACTACCGGGGGGCGGTGGGCGCCCTGCTGGTGTACGATATCGCCAAGCACCTGACCTATGAGAACGTGGAGCgctggctgaaggagctgcGTGACCACGCCGACAACAACATCGTCATCATGCTGGTGGGCAACAAGAGCGACCTGCGCCACCTGCGGGCGGTGCCCACCGATGAGGCCCGCGCCTTCGCAG AAAAGAACAATCTGTCATTCATAGAAACATCTGCCTTGGACTCAACAAATGTTGAGGAAGCTTTCAAGAATATCCTAACAG AAATCTATCGCATCGTATCACAGAAGCAGATAGCCGAGCGGTCCGCCCACGATGAGTCCCCGGGAAACAATGTGGTGGATATCAGTGTTCCACCCACCACCGATGGGC CGGGGGGCAAACTGCAGTGCTGCCAAAACCTGTAA